The Mesoplodon densirostris isolate mMesDen1 chromosome 17, mMesDen1 primary haplotype, whole genome shotgun sequence genome contains the following window.
ttctttctcagcatGAAAACTTCTAAAAGGTGTAAATAAGCAAAGCCATTTCCGTAGCTCTTTACCATAATAATGAATCATAGCTACATTTGAACACTGAAATGCCTACAAGGAGAACAGCATAGTAACACATGGTCTCAAGGAATGTCTAAAATGCACTTTAGTTCCAGTTAGAGAATTACTCAGCATCTTATTTCAAAGATTACATCATACAATCAAATTTCCTATGACTGACTAAGCCTCGACAAAAGATCTTTCCCATACTTTGCTGAAATGCACTTAACGTTTATGTCACTGTACTATATATAGATTCAACTTTGGGGAAGAAGTCAGAAAAAGTGGGTCTGTACACCAATGCTCATAATACCCACCACACATAATATGAAAAGAAAGATGACGATGTGGGAATAATATCAGCATGTTTCTTTGGAAAACAAATTTCAGATTTTATATGAAAAGTTTTAAATCGTGTTATATTTTTCAAGATACTATGCAAATCATAAAATATCATCAGTATTTTGAGTGACTTTCCCattaaaagcaaataataaaaagccatgttttcttttcattaaaatagcAACTTTATATTTAAATCCACTTAGtttcaaaaattacttttctCATCATGATTAACTATTTACCAACATTTATAAACCTCTACTAAACTCAgatattttcttaactttaaaacATCAAACCTCTTTTAAAAAGCTCATGAAGTTAACATGAAAATAACCCATTCCAAATTCTATGTATATCCAGTAACTTCATACTCTCCTCTAGAACCTCTAAACTGACttattttaattcctttcatcctGTGCATTCAGGCTCTTTTACTTTCTAAATGCTCTAGATATTTAATCTTTTAAGAAATGTAGATTTTAGTTGTAAAATCGTAGGCGTTATGCTTAATGTTCTGAAAGGATCTCTGTGATTCACtgccaaaattattttaataaacatcTTACTACCATGAAACCTTAAAGTCACTGCAGAGCAACAAACATTGGATGCTGAGAGACAGAGTTTCAATAGACCATTCTCACCAGTCCCACcaccacaggaaaaaaagaagaaaaactcttGACTTTTCAAATACTAAGCAATGTCTCTCAATACTATCCTGAAAATTTATCTTGCTTTACATGATTCTCTAAAATCTGTATGTTccttatttttaacaagttcaGATGGGTCATCACCATAGGTGGACTCAATACCAACAAAGATAGAACTTGGATTACAAAATCCTAGAAAGTTGGTGTGTGAGAGCTGATCACAAAAGAGCAAGCAAATGAACTGACATGCTAGTTGCTCCAGAGCAACTATCATTAAATAAAAGGTATCTTTGGCTATAGTACCAGCTTgatctttccctctccctttccttgcTACTGTGGGATTGGCAGCTGGCCAGCACAAGGGACATGATACCCTAGTGCCATCTACAGGCTATTATTGACACTCAAATTTCACGGCAACAGACAAGCACCAGTGAAATAAATTAGACAGCACTGCATTTAAATCTTTATTAACAAGGAATTATTAGACCTAAGAAAAACTAATTCTGGATTTGGTTGAAATATGAGTTTCTCAGCCTCTTAATCCCTCTTCATATGGCATATTTCACAGTTTAAAATGAGTTATGACAGATCACTTATGCATTACTAAAATGAGAGAATATTTACAATGGATTCATTCTTTTCTGTATAAATCAGTTCTATTAGGGAGAAatcattccttcttttcttttctttcttttttttttttttgaaagagtaCTTTGGCCATTGTGGACAGCAATCTGCAAACCTTTCTATTCAACCTCCAATTTACTATATTACAATAAAATCATCTGAAATTAAAGAGAAGACTTCCTATATGGCTTAGTTGCAATCTATCAACAATCATGTGCTTCACAGCTGATATACATTTAATATTCTACTATCTTTtttagagactaaaaaaaaaaattaacccctTTAGCAACCACAGCTGTAACATAATTATAGTTACACCTTCaaacatcatttaaaacttgAGATTTGAAGGTGACTTTTGAGATCAAACGGTAATGTGAAAATCTTGAAGCAGTCAATTTGGAAACCCCAGGAGCAGAATTTGGCCTATCAGGACAGGTTTTCTTCTTCAGCAAATGTTATCTTGGGACATTTTGGAATAATTTCCTCTTTTCATCTTTTGCCATCTGAAGGCAACTGGGAGTTTAAATAATTCTCAGAACTCAGAAATTTCAAAGCTGTTCTAAAAATTCTTGACTGAGCCCCAGAGGAATAGAAAAGGGGtcaagttttttttcccctctttataACTAAGCTAAAGTTAGACCAAAACAAGAGACACACTGGCACGTTAATACTGGTTGACTGGGCACTTGTATGCAGTACTTATAGACCAGTAAAAGTGCTCATTTACCTGTCTGGTGTGTAAGGGGCCCTTTGTCTTGAAGCCTCCTTGGGAACTGCACTCTGAGGCACTGAAGTGATCTGAACTAGTGGAAGAGCGTTTGGAAAGGGTGTCACAACCCCCGACAAAGGTGTTGTCCAACGGGAGTTCCTGAATCACGTGATGCTTTTTCACGGAAACCGGAGTGTCTGGTTTAAGATGGAAAGCGGGCTGTGGAGAAGCGGATTTGTAGTGCTTGGCCAGGTCAGGGCTGTTCGGCTTGAAGGTGGTTGGAGGTGCCGGACCCCAGTCAAATCTACCTATGCTTTGCTCTTCCAGCTCAGCCGGCAGGCTTATTGTCCCATTGATGGGTTCGTGAACTGCATCATCGGGTTTGGACTCTTCGATGGTAACAAAGTTCAAAAGAGAGCTCTTGGgagactttcttttcttccttttctttttcttgttttgtttgttctcctggTTTGGGGACATCCATTCAGCACCTTGCTTGCTCCTCTGAGCTGCTTTGAATCTTGATGCATGGCGACAACGCACCAGAACGGTGACGAAGATCACGACGATGACCACCATGGCACCTGCGACAATGGCGATCATGATGGTGAGATAGTCCTCGTTTTGATAGGGTTGGCTGCTATCGCCTATGTTCCTGTCCAATGGGGTCTCCATAGTCCTGCGAATCAAGTCATAGATATAGGAGGCATTGCCAGCAGTGTCATtaacataaagaaaaacaagcacAAGTGTGTGCAGAGACTTAGGGTATCCCAGGTCACTTATGTTGACCACCAATCGGTGCAAGCCCACATCAGTAGGTGCTGGTTTTTCTTCCAGAGTGATGTTACCTGTTACTGGATCAATCCGAAACAGGCCTTTGTTGTTCCCACTCACAATTGTATACTTAAGTTCAGCATTCATCCCAGTGTCAATATCCACTGCAAAAACTTCTGCTATCACGGAGCCAGGAATGGCTGAGAGAGGCACCAACTTAAAAGAAGTATTAGAAGGTGGCGAAATGACAACTGGACTATTGTCATTGACATCCATGACATTTATAGTTACTTTTGCAGTAGAGGAACGGGGTGGTTGTCCCCCATCAGTGGCTTTGACATCGAAAGTGTAGGAACTCTGCTGCTCTCTGTCAAATGAGACATTTGACTTTATGACTCCAGAATAGGGATCCAACACAAAATTATCATTGTCATTTAGAATGGAAAGAGTCACAGCTTTATTCTCTCCAGCATCTGCATCTGTCACTGTGATTACCCCCACAGTACTATACTTTGGCAGATTCTCAGACACAAAAAATTGAAAGTGATTATGAGTAAACTTGGGGCTATTGTCATTCTCATCCAGAACAGTAACTATCACAGCCGCTTGGCTTTGGAGGGGAGGGGTCCCATTGTCCCTGGCAGTTACTGTAAAAATGAatctttcttgttcttctctgtcaAAGACTCTGGAGGCTGTCAAAACTCCTGTCTTTCGGTCCAAATCAAAAAAGGAGGCATTCGGTCCAAGCTGATAAACAATATCTGCATTTTTCCCACTGTCTTCATCTGTGGCACTAATAGTTGTTAAGTACAACCCACGTCGGTTGTTTTCAGAAACTGACAGCTCAATTACAGGCTGGTTGAAAATTGGTGGGTTGTCATTTTCGTCCTCAAGCTTAACCCTTACCAGGGCAGTCTGATTTAAACTGGGCTTCCCAGAATCAGAGGCAACGAttttaaagctgaattctttggtgcCCTCATAGTCCAACAAAGAGGAGGTCTCTAACAAATATTGGTTGTCGTATACTGCCTTCAAATGAAACGGGACCTCTCTTTCAATAAAACAGATCACTTTGCCATTCACATCTGTGTCCTTATCTGAAACTGTAATTAGGGCAATCTTTGTATTGACAGGATCTTTCTCAGACAAATACACTGTGCCATTGATGGGACTTATAATGTACCTGAGGTCTATGTTTGGAGGGTTATCATTTACATCAGTGACATTGATGGTAACCGTTGCTCGAGCGGGAGTGGAGCTGCCATCACTAGCCAGCACTGTCACTTTGTGAATGGCTGTCTCCTCTCGATCTAAGGACCTTTGAACTGTAATCAACCCAGTAGTATTATTTAAAGCAAAGAGTCTTTTGGTTGCAGGGGCGACCTGGGCACCAAAAATGTACCGGATTTCAGCATTACTGCCTATATCTGCATCTGTGGCATGGAGCTGAATTACAGAGGTGCCTACGGGAGCATTCTCTGGAATATGCACCTCCACTTGACCCTCTTTAAACACTGGCCTGTTGTCATTTACATCACTTACTGTGACCTGCAGTATGGCTGTGCTGGATTTCTGTGGAGTGCCTCCATCCTCTACTTTGATTTTCATCACATAGGTATCTTTCTGTTCTCTGTCCAAGTTTTGCTGAACAATCAATTGTGGCCACTTCTCTCCTTCCGGAGTTTCCACGATATCCAGTCCAAAAACACTCTGCCCATTTAACAATTCATAATGCTGTACACCATTGAAGCCTGTGTCAGGATCTGTTGCTGATGGAATTGGAAAGCGGCTGTTGATCAAAGTGTTTTCTGGGATGGAAATATTGATGACAGGAGATGGAAACATGGGGGCATTATCATTGGTATCCTtgacaattattttaattttgatcagCCTGAAAAAATCATTGGGGAGGATCACCACCTCAAGTTCAAAGAAACACTCATTCTCCTCATCGTAAGAGGCTCCAGCACAGAGTTTTTCTCTGTCTATTCTATTGGAGGTCGTGAAAATTTCGCCAGTGCTACTGGATACTTTCACCAAAGGGACATCCCCAGCTTTAGAAACCAGTCTGTAGACAAGGCTGGCGCTGGTCCCTGTGGCAGCATTGATGTGAGAAATGTTCAGATCCTTTGGTATGTTTCCTATGGGCACATTTTCAGGCAATTCCTCTCTAATAGTGTAAATAAGTTCTTGAGCTATTGCGGAATCCAGCCTTAAACAGGCAATCAGAGCAGCCAACAGGTAAAAATCCCTCAGGTCCatgataatgtatttattttcttttcctgggtTTTAGGGATTAAAGGTTTCCACTGAGGAATGATGCACAAATTGCAAGAGGAAGCGTGCATGGGCTGGAGGATGCATTACATCTCATGACTTATTTGGAGACAGCCACTGTCAACACAATCATATAGACAATATTATTCTTCAGTAAACAAAAGCACACAGTCACAAAATATCACAACACATTTTCCCACTGCATATTAGTAAACATGGCACTTTGTTCTGCTACTGTTTGCAACTTAACTTTGTGGATAAACATACTAAATATCCCAGGCTTGTTGCATTTGCCCAGAGAAGATGAAATTACCTACTTTTGAATTAAAGACAGCTGCTATTCTTACCTGTATTCACCCGCACTGTTTTCAGGACACTGTTTAATTCAAAACATGCGTTCTTGttctcctcttcccctccaccaccaccacgcccccgccccccatctcctcccattcaccaccctcccatccccacccccccgtcTTACCCGCCTCCTGGCTTCTAACCGACCTCCCTTAGTTTTTTTGGGAGCCAGTGAAAAACACTAACTATTTAGCTATGGTTCCTGCTAATTGCTTTCTCACATGTCATACGTGATGTGTTTTCTTCTCTGCCACACTGAGTCATCTCTTTCTTCTAAAAAgactatcttttttctttcctcccagtTCTTCAACTGCCTTCTAAATACAATTTTACTGGGAAGCAAGCATCCGGACATGCTGCTGCAGCGTCAGAAGCAAGTCTCTGGCCACTGTATAACCTCATTGCCTAAAAGCACAATACCAAGACCTTCAGTTTCTTACACAGACCTTGCTCTCATTTCTCCATGTTGCCAAATTATCACCATTAGAATTAAGAAACACATTAAAACttttagaatatatataataacataGGATTCCTTATTCTAGAGGTGGAAGAGAGTGCCAAGATATAAGTGAAACGCAGCTAACACTTCCATGTAACAGCACAATATTTTCTACTGAGcataaaagaggggaaaaaaaacgcAGTTTCTTAACCCCATCTCCGGTTGTAGTATTAGTAACATCTGCCACACGTAAATACTGCAACTCAGTAACGCAGGTAAAAAGCCTTCTGCTTAGATGCCCTCCTAACTGCAATTTAAACGGGTGCAAGGCTCCAGACAGCTACCTACTCGAGTAGAACAGGTCAGTACCCAGGCTCTAATCTTATCTGCATTAGGCTGCACGGTAGCTGATGCCCGCGATTAGTTCCGGCAGAGTGATGCAGGTAGGGATGCAGATACAGCCTAGTAGGTGAGCTCTGCCCCAACCGTCTACCCAGCTACAAACATCCCTCGTCTACACCGAGGACATATCTAAACACAAAATTTACAATTGTGCATGCGAAACTTTACACTTACGTTAGTTGCCTCAACCTTTCCCCTTTCCCGGTATGCTGCAGTTAGAAATGAGCTGTTCCAATACATAGAAAGCCATGCATCTGGTAGCACCAGTTTGGGGAGAAATCAGAAGCAGCAAAACGTTTCTTCCTTGTAAAATGTGTTGCTTCGGGCTGGCAAATTAGCAACTCCAGAGAACAAATTCACAGATTTGTCGTTACTCATTCTCTCCACATTTCGTCTCTATTACCCACGGGGTCTGAGCTCTTCTGGTATTTAACGCACACACAACATCCAGTTGCACTTCTTCAGCTCAGGGGTATTTTCCACAGCATCAAACATACCATTTCCCTCCGATGTCAATACTGCTTAAGTCTCTAACTTCTTGTAGGAAACGTCAGAGTTGGGGTGATGGTGAGTCTCTGGCTGCTCTCGGGGTGGGTGACAGTTGCCCGAAAAATTCCTAATTGGTTATCTCTTTCGTGCTTCGGAGACTCTAGGGCGCTCCTTCCCGTCTGACatgctctccctctctcccttctcctctgcccctctctccttctctctcttctctctctgaacTGAATTTCTTGATAGAACTCTCAATAACCCAGAGGGAGGGAGTGACGGTCTaagccccgcccccggcccctgaTTGGCCCGTATCTTGCGGTGCGGGCGGCCGCAGCTGGGCGTGGAACAAGGCGCTGACTATCTGCCAGCctctcctccccagctccccttCGGCAGCCGCGAAAACCCGGAGACCCGATCCTGGCCCCGGGAGAGCCGGGTTCCAGGAGGTGCACTGAGCATGCCCAGCAGGGTCCGGCCCGGGAGGGAAAAGGCGACGCTCCCCAGGCCCCCGCGGACGCGGCTCTCACGAGCGCTGAGGGGCTGGCGGCTGCTCCGGACGGCACAGGGCAGCGAGAGGCCGAGACCCGGCGGTCTCACGAGCAGGGAACGCGGGAGGCCGGCCGGGCGTGCGGGCGCGGATCCGTCAGCCTCTGGCACCGTTGCGGGCGGTTGGGGGATGCCGAGGCGGCTCGCTGCCGGCGCACGTTCCACACTTCTCTTTGCTAAATGGAGGGACCAAAATGCACAGATGGGAGAGTCCACCTGGGGTCCAAGACATACTGTCGGCCCTCGGAGGAGAGCAGGGCCCAGCAGATCCCCGGAGCGCGTTAAACGGGCTACATTCCCGGTGCCGCAGCTAGAGGCTTTTGCTGGCGAGGACATTGGCAGAAGGGCAGAGAGGGCGGATAGGAAAGGTCGGGACAGAGGATATTCGAATCTCAATCAAGACcggaaagaaaattaatttgagCCCTCCTTCCGTGCAGGGTGACGGAAGCTGCCGGGAGAAAGGGAAAATGACAGCCTCTGGGATCCCGTAGTCACCCTAGTCAGCCCTAGGCCAGTCTGCTTAGCGGGGCGAAGTCTTGTCTCCAGTAGCAGGACGGGCCGCGGCGGCCGATCCAGGCTGTCCTTGCACTTTTGCTCCCGCCGCGCCCAGAATCTGTGAACCCGAGCTCGCCCGAACGCGCGGCTTCGGCAAAAGCCGCTTCACCTCACCTAACTGCAAACTTTGCTCGGGAGAGGCTGGAAGGAGTCCTGTCCAGCTGCTCCCCAAGCTGTGGAACGTTTCCTTTCCCCTTACACTTTCTGCTGATTCCAACTTGACATGTAGTACTTGTCTTTCCCTGTGCGATTCATTTCTCTGACTCCTGTTCCGTCGAGTATCCTCACGCGTTTCTCATTTTCATGCAAGAGCCGGATAGAATGACACTCGAAAGGATTAccctttttccttaaatattggCCCCGAAAGCACTATCTGTATTTGATTGATCTTTTAAAATCAGTAAACCACGAAGGTTTGTTTTATGGGTTGTATCTACGACGCCAGATGCCTGAGTAAAGTTAGAAGCATTAATAATAGTAACAGTTCACTtggaacaaaaaaaataatatatattttttgcatgaCCTATAAAGGTTGTCTGAGAAGGTCTTAATGCATGATTGAATAACTTGTTCTAACTTACAGGGAGGATAAAGGGCATCTATTTTAAACCTCCGTGTTTCCCATTCTGTATTGGGGCTGAAGATGCCTTGAAGGCTCTTTCATGTAGTTATGCACTGTGATGGCGTGTTCAGGAACACCTTTTGTTTTTGAATACAATggctttccttttaaaatatgaacacttatttttagatatttaaaagtaaaaaaaaaattcactaagcAAACCTACCAAACTTAGGTATTgtataaataatttcattatttaacCAATTCATTTGACATTGCAATTTTTCCACATCTATGGAAATGTAAGGATTTTTTTCGAACTTTTCCTCAGGTGAATATACACAGTAAAAGTGCAGTGCCTCGAAGCCCACTGTAAAATACATGAATCCCTTCtatgtgaaatataaaacagGTTTCTAGCAGACCATAGGTTGATACTGTTTTAAAATGGCTAAACAACTCTTATGGTAGTATTTTGTATGATTAGAGTATACaacatttaagaataaaaaggACTGCTTAAGTAgctaaaaagtcaaaagaaaaatattacctCATACAATAATGCGAGTGAGTTAAAGGaagattcttttattttaccACAGTGAATGATCATTTTGCCATTCACAAAATCTACAATTAAAGTTAGTGCATTGTTCCAATTGCCACATATTTTATGCTCTGAACTAGTTTAAAATAGTAAATGAAGCATCATTCTGATACATTTACAATAAACATAGCAGCACTGCCACTTTCCAGTTCATTTTGTAAGCATCAGTTATCTCACACTCTTATTCTAATCATACCGTAGTCATTTCAAAGTCACAACACATAGCTTAGCCATAATTAACATTATGACTAAGTGTAATTGTTTCTGTTTGCTAAGGGGTAGCTTTGCTTGTAGTCAGGACCGATTATTATCCTATGCTCATAAATGAAATCTTAGTATGAACACAGATGAAAGTTAAGGAAGAGAAAAGTATCATcacattataaacatttatgaCCATGAGACTTCAATTAACAGAAACCACAGGTCAAAGCCCCAAAACGAAGCACCTGTAGATTCCTTTCAAAGGCCATTGAGTATAATATAGAAATAGAGCCACTGACTTCAGTGCATTCCATCTTATGGGTGTTTATTTGGCATGTATAAATTAGTGGGATTCTTTAATCATAATAGTTTTACCCCTTAAAGCTAGAATAGTTGAAGCTTGTTTGCCCTATTATATTTCAACTGCTAAACTCTCGAATGAGAACTATTATTAGAGATCTTATTAATATTCctggaagaaaattaaatataaagggtCGTTTTCCTAACCCTCTGCAATCGTTAACTTGAGGCTTCTGCCCAAACCACAATATAAAACATTTGCATATTGAGAGCTGCTCACAATCCACCtctcctaatttttttaaaaaggtatatctGCATAATTATGAATTAGGGAAATGATAATATTCATTAATTTTAGTTTTCGTAGGGGAACATCTATTGGTTTTTTTGCTGcattttaatcactttttttctttcatgaatttaataaaatgttagatTCTCAATTATATGATTTCCAATATACATCTTCCAGTATATATGTTAGTTTCCAATTAGATCTCTTCAATTAACCCTTATACATCTTTGTCAATGCATGTTTTCTACAGCAAGGAATTATCATGTTCTCACATGTGTTGTACCTGATTAGTACTTTAAGAATTATACCATCCAGGCTGTAGTAAAATTACCTTTGTGTTCTCTGCCAGTTATATAGGTCATGGGATACTTGTGAAGCTAAGTCACCTTCGGCCAGCTAAGTGAAGACTAAAATATTATTACAGATTTATGCAGAAAGAGACATTGAGttagtaaaattattttatattgcaagAATTtaatgttgtttatatatttaaacaaTAATTTCCATGTAATGGCATTTAATAACCTGAATTACTACGCAGTTCAGTTTGTTAATTGGATTTTCACCTATGATTTTCTAGTTACCactcagcattttaaaattacatttcacaCAGAGATCATAAAGGCTTTTTCATGTTACATTTTCCATAAATGACACAGACTCTGGTATTTGGAATGATCAAACGACCTCCTCAAGGATTTCAAGACTCAAATTTTCAACTCTAATGTACTAGTTCTATATTCCAatcaaaggtaaaaataaaataataaaataaaataaaatgatatgataaaataaaataaagttctattGTGCCCTGTACTTCAAAAGTTCCTTTAATCCAGATGTTTTATTGTGGTTAACCGACATTAATCAATCAATCACAGGGGCTTTTATATCACAGCAGGTTTTATTGTTCCCATTTCTCGGAAGAGGCTAGACTATTGTACTGTATATCCTGGGGGTAGGGCGGGAATTGTATGAAAAATGCTAAGGGTTATTTGTGTTACCACTGTTTAGAAAATGACAATGCAGAATCTTAacaccacaaaaagaaaattaacaccTTTTAAAGCTGCAAACTGCCAAAGTGTAATAAGCTCCTTGAATCATTCTTTTGCTCTACTATCGGCTCTTTTCTttgaacaccttttttttttttttttttgcttttaaggaAAACTTAGACCAAGGTATTCAAATGACAAAGGAAAGCAGGTGACAAGAAGCTTCACTCTATTTGAATGACTGAACTAAATTTATCCCAATTTGCTATATTTTTATCACTGATAATGATTATAGATGTCAGGCTTGTAGCTCTAACAGTTACTACAATATAAACTGACATTTTCCAGTGCCACTATTTTATCATGATTactatataaataaagaaaatattgaattttcAGATTTCATTATTGGTTTTTTAAGACTTCATATAGACATAGCTCTCATAACAAACGGTTTCCCCATTACACGCAGGGCTCAAGCAATCACTTAGGAAACATGAAAAACTGGTTTAACGATAGTAAAGAGAGAATAGATATAAGTTTAAATaatttgatcattttaaaatcatgtaaTTTCAAGGGAAATATACAAAACTTCCTATTCTTGTGtctgatatttatttttgtaagacTTGTTCAATTAGAATACCAAGTATGATcaattcatatttatataaatgataaATGTCTGAATATAACATGCACATTATTTGAAAGCACCTCTATTTACACTAAAAGTAGAGATAGAAAAATGTTGAGATAAGAACATGTTTTAAGCACAAATGCATTTGCCCAAAGATAAttgggaaattatttttcatagatATTAGAACTATTTCAAGTTAAAATAtagtggaaatttaaaaattctcttttagtAGTACTATTTCTTATCATAGGAGTATGTTGTTAAAAATAGGAGTTTATATTACTTGAAACAACATCATTCTAGTCACTTTCATTCCTTGTTCCCCTCCCCCCAATTTCTTCATGCATATATTTCTTTTATGCCTATTTTCCctgtcctctttaaaaaaaaaataagctcacaTAATATTCTTCTAGGAGCCCAATTTGTTATATAATGTGCATATAAATAGACTTACTAATATAGGGCAGGATGGataagcctcatttttctcatataGTCTCCTCACAGGGACCAAATTCAACCGACAGTGCCCCTTGAACTGAATTAGGATGAGTCAGGGAGACCATGCATATTCCCTTGACTCCTGCAGCCTCTATATCACTGATGACACCCAAATAATGGAGATAGGGCTTGCTCAGCCTTTACAAGACAGTGATATGCTTTGCTTGGGATATAAGTCAATACCACTCTGCTTACAAaaattgtgtgtttgtgtgtgtgtatatatatatatataattctttaaaataatgttttttcttaaatgaaaatcTTATTTTGCAGTACACACTAATACAGTCCTTAAAAGAGGCTAAAATGCACATCATCTTTTCAATCCTATGCTTATGAATTGACTGTGTGTCAGCCTCAAACAGATTGGTGAATTTTCAGAATGGATTAAAAGAGCCTCGAAGAAACTTCTTGGCTGTATGGAATGGGGTCATCataagagagatttatttttaaaaatagcatgttACAAGAAACATTATATGTGGAGTTTACAAGAAAGACTAGTTAGAAAAAATTTTACCCCTTACAATTTTGAAATGATTATAAACATTTCTTTATGTCACAAAGATATTTATGTAATGTGTTGATTTTGGGGAGTGAATTGCACCCATGTTTGATTGCAATATCAGTATATCTAAGGCCTAAttgcaaattcattgtttagtttGTAGAAGTAACAACTATACCAATGTGAGTGTCTTTAACAGCTATACTGGAAGAGTAATGAAACAAAAGATTAATTAACTTCCAGTAATATTTGTCCCTCATTATGGAAGTAGGCTGACTTTTTGGTGTATTACAATAGATAAGTAGACCCTAAAGATCAGGTAACACTTTAGGTAAACACCGCAAT
Protein-coding sequences here:
- the PCDH9 gene encoding protocadherin-9 isoform X2, producing MDLRDFYLLAALIACLRLDSAIAQELIYTIREELPENVPIGNIPKDLNISHINAATGTSASLVYRLVSKAGDVPLVKVSSSTGEIFTTSNRIDREKLCAGASYDEENECFFELEVVILPNDFFRLIKIKIIVKDTNDNAPMFPSPVINISIPENTLINSRFPIPSATDPDTGFNGVQHYELLNGQSVFGLDIVETPEGEKWPQLIVQQNLDREQKDTYVMKIKVEDGGTPQKSSTAILQVTVSDVNDNRPVFKEGQVEVHIPENAPVGTSVIQLHATDADIGSNAEIRYIFGAQVAPATKRLFALNNTTGLITVQRSLDREETAIHKVTVLASDGSSTPARATVTINVTDVNDNPPNIDLRYIISPINGTVYLSEKDPVNTKIALITVSDKDTDVNGKVICFIEREVPFHLKAVYDNQYLLETSSLLDYEGTKEFSFKIVASDSGKPSLNQTALVRVKLEDENDNPPIFNQPVIELSVSENNRRGLYLTTISATDEDSGKNADIVYQLGPNASFFDLDRKTGVLTASRVFDREEQERFIFTVTARDNGTPPLQSQAAVIVTVLDENDNSPKFTHNHFQFFVSENLPKYSTVGVITVTDADAGENKAVTLSILNDNDNFVLDPYSGVIKSNVSFDREQQSSYTFDVKATDGGQPPRSSTAKVTINVMDVNDNSPVVISPPSNTSFKLVPLSAIPGSVIAEVFAVDIDTGMNAELKYTIVSGNNKGLFRIDPVTGNITLEEKPAPTDVGLHRLVVNISDLGYPKSLHTLVLVFLYVNDTAGNASYIYDLIRRTMETPLDRNIGDSSQPYQNEDYLTIMIAIVAGAMVVIVVIFVTVLVRCRHASRFKAAQRSKQGAEWMSPNQENKQNKKKKRKKRKSPKSSLLNFVTIEESKPDDAVHEPINGTISLPAELEEQSIGRFDWGPAPPTTFKPNSPDLAKHYKSASPQPAFHLKPDTPVSVKKHHVIQELPLDNTFVGGCDTLSKRSSTSSDHFSASECSSQGGFKTKGPLHTRQMELFPYSERYCKSEKVKTISQTLVHW
- the PCDH9 gene encoding protocadherin-9 isoform X5 → MDLRDFYLLAALIACLRLDSAIAQELIYTIREELPENVPIGNIPKDLNISHINAATGTSASLVYRLVSKAGDVPLVKVSSSTGEIFTTSNRIDREKLCAGASYDEENECFFELEVVILPNDFFRLIKIKIIVKDTNDNAPMFPSPVINISIPENTLINSRFPIPSATDPDTGFNGVQHYELLNGQSVFGLDIVETPEGEKWPQLIVQQNLDREQKDTYVMKIKVEDGGTPQKSSTAILQVTVSDVNDNRPVFKEGQVEVHIPENAPVGTSVIQLHATDADIGSNAEIRYIFGAQVAPATKRLFALNNTTGLITVQRSLDREETAIHKVTVLASDGSSTPARATVTINVTDVNDNPPNIDLRYIISPINGTVYLSEKDPVNTKIALITVSDKDTDVNGKVICFIEREVPFHLKAVYDNQYLLETSSLLDYEGTKEFSFKIVASDSGKPSLNQTALVRVKLEDENDNPPIFNQPVIELSVSENNRRGLYLTTISATDEDSGKNADIVYQLGPNASFFDLDRKTGVLTASRVFDREEQERFIFTVTARDNGTPPLQSQAAVIVTVLDENDNSPKFTHNHFQFFVSENLPKYSTVGVITVTDADAGENKAVTLSILNDNDNFVLDPYSGVIKSNVSFDREQQSSYTFDVKATDGGQPPRSSTAKVTINVMDVNDNSPVVISPPSNTSFKLVPLSAIPGSVIAEVFAVDIDTGMNAELKYTIVSGNNKGLFRIDPVTGNITLEEKPAPTDVGLHRLVVNISDLGYPKSLHTLVLVFLYVNDTAGNASYIYDLIRRTMETPLDRNIGDSSQPYQNEDYLTIMIAIVAGAMVVIVVIFVTVLVRCRHASRFKAAQRSKQGAEWMSPNQENKQNKKKKRKKRKSPKSSLLNFVTIEESKPDDAVHEPINGTISLPAELEEQSIGRFDWGPAPPTTFKPNSPDLAKHYKSASPQPAFHLKPDTPVSVKKHHVIQELPLDNTFVGGCDTLSKRSSTSSDHFSASECSSQGGFKTKGPLHTRQ